TTTCGACATTCGTCGACTTATTCGACACCCAATACTCCCAGTAAATTTTATCCATAAAAATTTCCATATCCCTTCCATGCAAATGAGAAACATTGATATGACAGCATTTCCATTTTCAAAAAACATTTTCGTTTTCAAGGAATTGTCAAAATCATGTTGACACGTTTGGGAATGGCTGGTATGATTATCCCAACAGAAAATGTCGAATATTGACGATAAATGATGATCTTATACAATAGCATCGACATATACAGATTTTGAGAGGAGATTTTAACTATGATGAAATCAACCGGTATCGTTCGCAAAGTAGATGAATTGGGTCGTGTTGTTATTCCAATCGAATTGCGCCGCACTCTGGGTATCGCTGAGAAGGATGCTTTGGAAATCTACGTTGACGGAGAGCGCATCATCCTGAAGAAGTATGAGCCTGCTTGTATCTTCTGTGGAAACGCTGACAAAGTATCACATTTCAAAGGAAAAATTGTGTGCCAAGATTGCCTGACAGAAATGCCTGTTAAACGCTAATATCATTTGATTACATAAAGATGCCTTTGTGGGACGAGCCTCACAAAGGCTTTTTGTTTGCTATTTTTTCTTCAATAGCGCTCGGAAGAAGAACAGCCTGGGCGCATACAAATCGGAATAGACCACATCTGTCGGCATATCAAAGGATACTTCGCCAGAAAACTGTAATCCAACCTCCGCCAAAACTTGCTGCAATCGCTCCAAATTGATCAGCGGGTAATCAAAAGTGAGTACGAGCTGCCCATCGTCTTTTAATACTCTGTGAAATTCCCGGAATGCTTGCACCATAATCGTGTCTTCGAGATGCTCGAGAACAGAGATGCAAAATACGGTATCAAATTTTTGATTCGAGTACGGCAAGTAGGTCAAATTGGCTCGACAATAATGAATACCATCAAAATAATGCGCAGGCAAGCTGTCTGCTACACTTTTCCCAAATACGTCCACAATATCTTGATAGATCGCTTCCTGAGCCAATATCCGATTATCGAGATCACATGCGTGTACTTCTCGACAATGATCGGCCAAATAAAATTTAAATGGGTGGCAGATCCCACATGCCGAATCAAGTACAACGTCATTCGGTTTGACAAACTGTTTGGCCCAGGCATATTCGTACGGTCTACTGTTCCATGTATCCGGCAGCGCAAATATGAAGTGATCGTCTTTTTCATCTGTATTCACAATAAAACGAGAATCACGAATACTCACTGCTGATCGCCCCTTCCATTCCTTCCGATAACACCGCCAGCGCCCCTTACCATCGTATTCACGTACACTGTCGACATGACGAAAAGAAAAAAGCCGACCGTATTGGCCAGCTTTGCTCACTCATTACCTTCTATTCACGATGATATTCGTTGTAAACATCTCGTTTGGATACGTTTCGATCATCGGCAGCTTGCTTGATGGCTTCCTTTTTCCCCATGCCTTGTGCGCAGTAATGATCCACGTGCTCCACAATACTCAGCGATTGCCACCAGGAATCATCGACTTCTGCTTCCAGCGGACCGGTGTTCCCTTCGACAATAACACAAAACTCACCGCGCACCTCGCCACTTCTAAGCCATTCCAGTAGCTCGTCCAACGTTCCACGCGCAAATTCCTCGTAACGCTTTGTCAGCTCTCTTGCCAGGACAGCTCGCCGATTCCCCCACGCTTCCCGCATGGCAGCAAGTGTCTTTTCCACCCGATGGGGAGCTTCATAAAAAATCAGCGTTTCTGGATATCGCTTCAATCGTTCCAGCTCTTCGCGTCTTTCTTTGTTTTCACGTCCTATAAATCCGCAAAATACAAAGCGATCCGTAGGAAGTCCGGAAGCGATCAAAGCTGTCAACGCCGCATTGGCACCTGGAACGGGGATGACAGAAAATCCCGCTGCGGTCGCATCTCGTACCAGCTCCGCGCCCGGATCGGAAATAGCCGGCAAGCCAGCGTCGCTTACCAAGGCAATCTTCTTGCCCTCGGCAAGCCACTGCAACAGCCCATTTCCACTTGCTTCCTTATTATGCTCGTGATAGCTGACCGTACGTTTTTCGATTTGAAAATGATTCAGCAGCTTTCTCGTCTGGCGCGTATCTTCACACGCGATGACATCAACTTCACGCAACGTATTTAGACACCGCACCGTGATATCGTCGAGATTGCCGATAGGTGTAGCCACCAAATAAAGGACTCCTGCTTCTTCTGACGCAAAACTGCGTTGCACATTCATTCGGAGGCCCCTCCAATCAATTCATCTTTTTTCTTACGCGTTAATCGTTTGATGCTCTCTTCACGCTTGAGACCCCAGGAACGGTCTGCTCCTTCTTCCCAATAGAGCAGCTCCACTGGCCCGCGGCCTCTCGTATAC
The window above is part of the Brevibacillus antibioticus genome. Proteins encoded here:
- a CDS encoding AbrB/MazE/SpoVT family DNA-binding domain-containing protein, translated to MMKSTGIVRKVDELGRVVIPIELRRTLGIAEKDALEIYVDGERIILKKYEPACIFCGNADKVSHFKGKIVCQDCLTEMPVKR
- a CDS encoding class I SAM-dependent methyltransferase is translated as MSKAGQYGRLFSFRHVDSVREYDGKGRWRCYRKEWKGRSAVSIRDSRFIVNTDEKDDHFIFALPDTWNSRPYEYAWAKQFVKPNDVVLDSACGICHPFKFYLADHCREVHACDLDNRILAQEAIYQDIVDVFGKSVADSLPAHYFDGIHYCRANLTYLPYSNQKFDTVFCISVLEHLEDTIMVQAFREFHRVLKDDGQLVLTFDYPLINLERLQQVLAEVGLQFSGEVSFDMPTDVVYSDLYAPRLFFFRALLKKK
- the rsmI gene encoding 16S rRNA (cytidine(1402)-2'-O)-methyltransferase, giving the protein MNVQRSFASEEAGVLYLVATPIGNLDDITVRCLNTLREVDVIACEDTRQTRKLLNHFQIEKRTVSYHEHNKEASGNGLLQWLAEGKKIALVSDAGLPAISDPGAELVRDATAAGFSVIPVPGANAALTALIASGLPTDRFVFCGFIGRENKERREELERLKRYPETLIFYEAPHRVEKTLAAMREAWGNRRAVLARELTKRYEEFARGTLDELLEWLRSGEVRGEFCVIVEGNTGPLEAEVDDSWWQSLSIVEHVDHYCAQGMGKKEAIKQAADDRNVSKRDVYNEYHRE
- a CDS encoding GIY-YIG nuclease family protein encodes the protein MADEIPSNKSHYVYILSCADGTLYTGYTTELIRRLAAHNEGKGAKYTRGRGPVELLYWEEGADRSWGLKREESIKRLTRKKKDELIGGASE